A region of Trachemys scripta elegans isolate TJP31775 chromosome 24, CAS_Tse_1.0, whole genome shotgun sequence DNA encodes the following proteins:
- the PAQR6 gene encoding membrane progestin receptor delta isoform X1, whose product MLTIKLPQIFRVHQVPRIFWEDGIISGYRHPKSSALDCILSSFQMTNETVNIWTHFLPTWYFVWRFLGLSSSLDFCRDAYNWPFLVYMLLVCLYPFTSSCAHTFSTMSTHARHICYFFDYGALSLYSLGCAFTYGAYAMPDRWVNSTLHHYFVPMAAFNSFICTSLSCYSRFPELECPRLSKVLRTTAFVYPFVYDNIPLFYRLLFCFGDGCTWNDAAVGYFYHLFFALLTGFLFASHLPERLAPGRFDYIGHSHQLFHICAVVGTHFQLEAILSDVRSRQAWLSTRAPAPAFSATFGTVSLALLGNLLIIGGFTVALLRWPGGASILQSTVPEAGRPKEQ is encoded by the exons ATGCTGACGATAAAGTTGCCTCAGATATTCAGGGTTCATCAAGTACCTCGT ATCTTCTGGGAGGATGGCATCATATCCGGCTACCGCCATCCAAAGAGCTCTGCCTTGGACTGCATCCTGAGCTCCTTCCAAATGACCAACGAGACTGTCAATATCTGGACCCACTTCCTCCCGACCTG GTATTTTGTGTGGCGGTTCCTGGGGCTCTCCTCCTCCCTGGATTTCTGCAGAGATGCCTACAACTGGCCTTTCCTCGTCTACATGTTGCTGGTCTGCCTGTATCCCTTCACCTCCAGCTGTGCCCACACCTTCAGCACCATGTCCACCCACGCCCGCCACATCTGCTACTTCTTTGACTATGGAGCCCTCAGCCTCTACAGCCTGG GCTGTGCTTTCACATATGGAGCCTATGCGATGCCAGACCGTTGGGTTAACAGCACTTTACATCATTACTTTGTACCAATGGCTGCTTTTAATTCATTTATCTGCACCAGTCTGTCTTGTTACTCCCG GTTCCCGGAATTGGAGTGTCCCCGGCTGAGCAAGGTTTTACGGACAACAGCCTTTGTGTATCCCTTTGTCTATGACAATATCCCACTGTTTTATAGG CTTCTGTTCTGCTTCGGGGACGGCTGCACCTGGAACGATGCCGCCGTGGGTTACTTCTACCACCTATTCTTTGCCCTGCTCACCGGCTTCCTCTTTGCCTCCCACCTGCCGGAACGCCTAGCGCCCGGGCGCTTTGACTATATTG GGCACAGCCACCAGCTGTTCCACATCTGCGCAGTGGTGGGCACCCACTTCCAGCTGGAGGCCATTCTGTCGGACGTGCGCTCGCGGCAGGCCTGGCTGAGCACCCGGGCCCCGGCGCCCGCCTTCTCCGCCACCTTCGGCACCGTCAGCCTGGCCCTGCTGGGGAACCTGCTCATCATCGGGGGTTTCACCGTGGCCCTGCTGCGCTGGCCGGGCGGCGCCTCCATCCTGCAGAGCACCGTGCCCGAGGCAGGCCGACCCAAGGAGCAGTGA
- the PAQR6 gene encoding membrane progestin receptor delta isoform X2: MTNETVNIWTHFLPTWYFVWRFLGLSSSLDFCRDAYNWPFLVYMLLVCLYPFTSSCAHTFSTMSTHARHICYFFDYGALSLYSLGCAFTYGAYAMPDRWVNSTLHHYFVPMAAFNSFICTSLSCYSRFPELECPRLSKVLRTTAFVYPFVYDNIPLFYRLLFCFGDGCTWNDAAVGYFYHLFFALLTGFLFASHLPERLAPGRFDYIGHSHQLFHICAVVGTHFQLEAILSDVRSRQAWLSTRAPAPAFSATFGTVSLALLGNLLIIGGFTVALLRWPGGASILQSTVPEAGRPKEQ, encoded by the exons ATGACCAACGAGACTGTCAATATCTGGACCCACTTCCTCCCGACCTG GTATTTTGTGTGGCGGTTCCTGGGGCTCTCCTCCTCCCTGGATTTCTGCAGAGATGCCTACAACTGGCCTTTCCTCGTCTACATGTTGCTGGTCTGCCTGTATCCCTTCACCTCCAGCTGTGCCCACACCTTCAGCACCATGTCCACCCACGCCCGCCACATCTGCTACTTCTTTGACTATGGAGCCCTCAGCCTCTACAGCCTGG GCTGTGCTTTCACATATGGAGCCTATGCGATGCCAGACCGTTGGGTTAACAGCACTTTACATCATTACTTTGTACCAATGGCTGCTTTTAATTCATTTATCTGCACCAGTCTGTCTTGTTACTCCCG GTTCCCGGAATTGGAGTGTCCCCGGCTGAGCAAGGTTTTACGGACAACAGCCTTTGTGTATCCCTTTGTCTATGACAATATCCCACTGTTTTATAGG CTTCTGTTCTGCTTCGGGGACGGCTGCACCTGGAACGATGCCGCCGTGGGTTACTTCTACCACCTATTCTTTGCCCTGCTCACCGGCTTCCTCTTTGCCTCCCACCTGCCGGAACGCCTAGCGCCCGGGCGCTTTGACTATATTG GGCACAGCCACCAGCTGTTCCACATCTGCGCAGTGGTGGGCACCCACTTCCAGCTGGAGGCCATTCTGTCGGACGTGCGCTCGCGGCAGGCCTGGCTGAGCACCCGGGCCCCGGCGCCCGCCTTCTCCGCCACCTTCGGCACCGTCAGCCTGGCCCTGCTGGGGAACCTGCTCATCATCGGGGGTTTCACCGTGGCCCTGCTGCGCTGGCCGGGCGGCGCCTCCATCCTGCAGAGCACCGTGCCCGAGGCAGGCCGACCCAAGGAGCAGTGA